The following are encoded together in the Vespa crabro chromosome 12, iyVesCrab1.2, whole genome shotgun sequence genome:
- the LOC124428470 gene encoding formin-2 isoform X2, producing the protein MHRPQDAVAAQARPWAPKLRDFSRRWIESLRALYGENGASSASTIRNLMGNLQSDGKKKGKKVRDAANVTYPSVDVPEFSEITKIEGRKNSKSLEDVASFEIGKSAHIYKSSIEKLQTPAKRQAPKPPIVTTEVEKTTPDVKPSSLSQHHGESSATNISHDVEHETIDKTPSGMSTIINGTVSTSKEPIIGANTTPVNLMNPSSTLLVTDSWRLANKGLLVAEISAPLSQESSSDSVFTDPEEALLPAETQCASITPSSTDILVASVSSREDHSDKRSPFAVLRHKKIQLPPTPSQLNISQSPASDTRKTPHRRHTMYETSPESQVLRRVANLVLDRASLESKNNENAKVIPRKLDYGLYSKFEGLRLIEVLTSELPEHLKSQLTDAEREKLDLAFYSRLVSTGLLRSFTDKDSTSNISHTVSSGNHRNQYDTLSPPYSNESLKRFKTKEDIERLEKELIDLRNEIERLRKQNKDVSTMAQDKCVQTSPKSVSPTGTSASSPSSNDYKSASAATSVSDGERVTVISLDNSPVLPNKSVVSSQSKESKEEPEITNLRMLLKDERSKIQISTQNSLSPDNEDTKNQENDLSRTVNGEIVAETSTGKMSVKKETVELSKTELSSSVPIIKSVEKADLVNGKVQEDISQICSSPPAPPPPPPPPPPPPPPIPQSPSPLLSIVTESSINFQSKQIPALLATCISPPLPSPPSSLDLQTLCIPPPPPMPNTTQVQFLQPPPPPPPIPGLTEQTSLSSTPPPPPLPPPLMTGIIGLPSPPRAPPIPGIVASQPPPPPPPMSGMSGPPPPPPPPMPGMSGPPPPPPPPMPGMTGPPPPPPMPGMTGPPPPPPPMPGMTGPPPPPPPMPGMTGPPPPPPPMPGMTGPPPPMPGTSGPPPPPMPGIAGPPPPPMPGMTGPSPPPLFSTSITGAGPGSNASGPPPPPPPLASTPTPLPAPPIGGWNPPSRSTLRKQPLNPVVPMKPLYWTRILAPMAASSIGESMTSFWAELEEEKDLDITEFTNLFSRQVTERKLAKKGEDVAKPSKVQPAKILDSKRSKTVGILEKSLHVDFTEVENAVYNLDTSVISLEALQQIYEVRATKKELDEIIAHEEVNSEVPLDRPEIFLKRLAGIDHFSERMACLVFQSEFQDAISSVSSKLTNLKTICDYLNNSNSLKKVMALILTLGNYMNGGNMMRGQADGFHLEILDKLKDVKSKVPGITLLHFIVKARLAQEKDCNFDEPLPLPVPEPADIKAASTINFEDITKELQRLDDQLKACKTKYEAVVESNPPNARIFKENMNAFFTSATTELENENKALVEAKKKFKTVMQFYQFIPKGATLDTADPNQFFSLWLNFCHDFKDIWKKEQQRLRKEKMEQEIWKRLESKRNVQRKKLDPHGLKARILKKEKLSKKYDA; encoded by the exons ATGCATCGGCCACAGGACGCAGTCGCGGCTCAGGCGCGGCCTTGGGCGCCGAAGCTGCGCGACTTTTCTCGCCGCTGGATCGAGTCCCTGAGAGCTCTCTACGGGGAAAACGGTGCTTCCTCGGCGTCAACCATCCGTAATCTCATGGGTAATTTACAAAGTGATGgtaagaagaaagggaagaaggtAAGGGATGCTGCGAATGTTACATATCCGAGCGTGGACGTTCCTGAATTTTCTGAGATAACAAAAatcgaaggaaggaaaaattcAAAGAGTTTAGAAGATGTGGCTAGCTTCGAGATCGGCAAGagcgcacatatatataaatcttccATTGAGAAGTTACAAACTCCAGCTAAAAGACAAGCACCTAAACCACCGATAGTCACAACTGAG GTCGAAAAGACAACGCCCGATGTTAAACCAAGTTCACTATCTCAACATCATGGGGAATCATCAGCTACAAATATTTCTCATGATGTTGAGCACGAGACGATCGATAAAACACCTAGTGGAATGTCTACTATCATCAATGGAACAGTCTCAACATCGAAAGAACCGATTATTGGGGCTAACACAACACCGGTGAACCTAATGAACCCCTCATCGACGTTGCTGGTCACCGACTCCTGGCGTCTCGCCAACAAAGGTTTGCTAGTAGCCGAGATATCTGCACCGCTCAGTCAGGAATCTTCCAGTGACAGTGTCTTTACCGATCCAGAGGAAGCTCTATTACCTGCGGAAACGCAATGCGCTTCTATCACTCCATCTTCGACGGATATATTGGTGGCTTCTGTCTCATCGCGCGAAGATCACAGCGATAAAAGATCACCATTTGCTGTCCTAAGGCATAAGAAGATACAATTACCACCCACGCCCTCGCAGCTAA aCATCTCGCAATCACCGGCCAGTGATACTAGAAAGACACCACATAGAAGGCACACCATGTATGAAACTTCACCTGAAAGTCAAGTACTTAGAAGAGTAGCAAATTTGGTTTTAGATCGTGCTAGTCTTGAATCTAAAAACAACGAAAATGCCAAAGTTATACCACGCAAGCTCGATTATGGTCTTTATAGTAAATTCGAAG GATTACGTTTGATAGAAGTACTGACGTCTGAGTTACCAGAACATTTAAAATCTCAATTGACAGATGCGGAACGTGAAAAACTTGATTTGGCTTTTTATTCTCGTTTAGTATCAACCGGTCTTCTTCGATCATTTACAGATAAAGATAgcacaagtaatatttcaCATACG GTATCTTCTGGTAATCATCGAAATCAATACGATACGTTGTCCCCGCCATATTCTAACGAATCTTTGAAACGATTTAAAACGAAGGAGGATATCGAAAGATTGGAAAAGGAATTGATCGATCTGAGGAACGAGATCGAAAgattaagaaaacaaaataaggaTGTATCTACGATGGCACAGGACAAGTGTGTTCAAACATCTCCAAAAAGTGTATCACCGACCGGTACAAGTGCAAGTTCGCCTTCATCGAACGATTACAAAAGTGCATCAGCAGCGACGAGTGTTAGCGACGGAGAAAGAGTCACGGTGATCTCTCTCGACAATTCGCCCGTTTTGCCTAACAAATCTGTCGTCTCTAGCCAATCGAAGGAATCTAAAGAAGAACCTGAAATAACTAATTTACGAATGTTATTAAAAGACGAGAGATCGAAGATCCAAATTTCTACTCAAAATTCACTTTCACCGGATAACGAAGATACTAAAAATCAGGAAAATGATTTATCTCGCACTGTCAATGGAGAAATCGTAGCTGAAACATCTACAGGAAAGATGtctgttaaaaaagaaacagttgAATTATCCAAAACCGAATTATCCTCGTCAGTTCCTATCATCAAAAGTGTCGAAAAAGCGGACTTAGTGAATGGAAAAGTGCAAGAAGATATATCACAGATTTGTTCTTCTCCACCagctccacctcctcctcctcctcctcctcctcctcctcctcctccaatACCACAATCACCATCTCCGTTACTTTCGATAGTAACAGAATCtagtattaattttcaatcgaaaCAAATTCCAGCGTTATTGGCTACGTGTATctcaccaccactaccatctCCACCATCCTCGTTAGATTTACAAACTTTGTGTatacctccacctccacctatGCCAAATACTACACAAGTACAATTTTTAcaaccaccaccgccaccaccccCAATCCCAGGACTGACAGAACAAACTTCTTTATCTTCAACACCACCGCCGCCACCATTACCACCACCGCTTATGACTGGAATTATTGGACTTCCATCTCCTCCACGAGCACCACCAATACCTGGAATTGTTGCATCACaacctcctccaccaccaccaccaatgTCTGGAATGTCAGGGCCAccgccacctcctcctccaccaatGCCTGGAATGTCAGGGCCAccgccacctcctcctccaccaatGCCAGGCATGACtggaccaccaccaccaccgccaatGCCAGGCATGACtggaccaccaccaccaccaccgccaatGCCAGGCATGACtggaccaccaccaccaccaccgccaatGCCAGGCATGACtggaccaccaccaccaccaccgccaatGCCAGGCATGACtggaccaccaccaccaatgCCAGGAACATCTggtcctcctccaccaccaatGCCAGGAATAGCtggaccaccaccaccaccaatgCCAGGTATGACTGGACCATCGCCACCTCCTCTATTTTCTACCTCGATCACGGGAGCAGGTCCTGGCTCAAATGCATCAGGACCACcgccacctccaccaccactcGCTTCTACTCCAACTCCTTTACCTGCTCCTCCTATCGGAGGCTGGAATCCTCCCAGCAGATCGA caTTGAGGAAACAACCTTTAAATCCTGTAGTACCAATGAAGCCACTCTATTGGACGAGGATTTTAGCACCGATGGCTGCTTCCAGTATAGGAGAGTCTAtg ACGTCTTTTTGGGCggaattagaagaagaaaaagatcttgATATCACagaatttacaaatttattttcacgcCAAGTCACTGAACGGAAACTTgcaaaaaaaggagaggatGTAGCTAAGCCATCGAAAGTGCAACCAGCTAAAATACTTGATTCAAAACGATCGAAAACTGTTGGCATTTTGGAAAAAAGTTTACACGTAGATTTCACTGAAGTTGAAAATGCTGTTTATAATCTGGATACAAGTGTGATTAGTCTCGAAGCGCTACAACAAATTTACGAAGTT agAGCTACAAAAAAAGAGTTAGACGAAATAATCGCCCACGAAGAAGTTAATTCAGAAGTTCCGCTGGATCGCCCAGagatttttttaaaacgattaGCAGGAATAGATCATTTCAGTGAAAGAATGGCTTGTTTGGTGTTCCAATCCGAATTTCAAGATGCTATTTCATCTGTTTCGAGCAAATTAACGAATTTAAAGACGATTTGTGATTACTTGAACAATTCTAATTCACTGAAGAAGGTGATGGCACTTATATTAACTTTAGGAAATTATATGAATGGTGGTAACATGATGAGAGGACAGGCGGATGGCTTCCATTTGGAGATTCTTGACAAATTGAAGGATGTTAAGTCTAAAGTACCGGGTATTACTCTATTACATTTCATTGTAAAAGCACGATTAGCACAGGAAAAGGATTGTAATTTTGATGAGCCATTACCTTTGCCTGTACCTGAGCCAGCTGATATTAAAGCAGCTTCGACAATAAATTTTGAAGATATTACGAAGGAACTTCAAAGGCTAGACGATCAACTGAaag CTTGCAAAACAAAATACGAAGCTGTGGTCGAATCAAATCCACCTAACGCtcgaatatttaaagaaaatatgaacgCTTTCTTCACCAGTGCTACAACGGAattggaaaatgaaaataaagcatTAGTTGAggctaaaaagaaatttaaaactGTTATGCAATTTTATCAATTCATACCTAAGGGTGCTACTTTGGACACAGCTGATcctaatcaatttttttcactGTGGTTAAATTTCTGTCATGATTTCAAG GATATATGGAAGAAGGAACAGCAACGtctaaggaaagaaaaaatggaacaaGAGATTTGGAAGAGACTTGAAAGTAAGAGAAatgttcaaagaaaaaaattagatccTCATGGATTAAAAGCtaggatattaaaaaaagaaaaactttcaaagaaatatgacgcgtga
- the LOC124428470 gene encoding formin-2 isoform X1, translating into MHRPQDAVAAQARPWAPKLRDFSRRWIESLRALYGENGASSASTIRNLMGNLQSDGKKKGKKVRDAANVTYPSVDVPEFSEITKIEGRKNSKSLEDVASFEIGKSAHIYKSSIEKLQTPAKRQAPKPPIVTTEVEKTTPDVKPSSLSQHHGESSATNISHDVEHETIDKTPSGMSTIINGTVSTSKEPIIGANTTPVNLMNPSSTLLVTDSWRLANKGLLVAEISAPLSQESSSDSVFTDPEEALLPAETQCASITPSSTDILVASVSSREDHSDKRSPFAVLRHKKIQLPPTPSQLNISQSPASDTRKTPHRRHTMYETSPESQVLRRVANLVLDRASLESKNNENAKVIPRKLDYGLYSKFEGLRLIEVLTSELPEHLKSQLTDAEREKLDLAFYSRLVSTGLLRSFTDKDSTSNISHTVSSGNHRNQYDTLSPPYSNESLKRFKTKEDIERLEKELIDLRNEIERLRKQNKDVSTMAQDKCVQTSPKSVSPTGTSASSPSSNDYKSASAATSVSDGERVTVISLDNSPVLPNKSVVSSQSKESKEEPEITNLRMLLKDERSKIQISTQNSLSPDNEDTKNQENDLSRTVNGEIVAETSTGKMSVKKETVELSKTELSSSVPIIKSVEKADLVNGKVQEDISQICSSPPAPPPPPPPPPPPPPPIPQSPSPLLSIVTESSINFQSKQIPALLATCISPPLPSPPSSLDLQTLCIPPPPPMPNTTQVQFLQPPPPPPPIPGLTEQTSLSSTPPPPPLPPPLMTGIIGLPSPPRAPPIPGIVASQPPPPPPPMSGMSGPPPPPPPPMPGMSGPPPPPPPPMPGMTGPPPPPPMPGMTGPPPPPPPMPGMTGPPPPPPPMPGMTGPPPPPPPMPGMTGPPPPMPGTSGPPPPPMPGIAGPPPPPMPGMTGPSPPPLFSTSITGAGPGSNASGPPPPPPPLASTPTPLPAPPIGGWNPPSRSTLRKQPLNPVVPMKPLYWTRILAPMAASSIGESMTSFWAELEEEKDLDITEFTNLFSRQVTERKLAKKGEDVAKPSKVQPAKILDSKRSKTVGILEKSLHVDFTEVENAVYNLDTSVISLEALQQIYEVRATKKELDEIIAHEEVNSEVPLDRPEIFLKRLAGIDHFSERMACLVFQSEFQDAISSVSSKLTNLKTICDYLNNSNSLKKVMALILTLGNYMNGGNMMRGQADGFHLEILDKLKDVKSKVPGITLLHFIVKARLAQEKDCNFDEPLPLPVPEPADIKAASTINFEDITKELQRLDDQLKACKTKYEAVVESNPPNARIFKENMNAFFTSATTELENENKALVEAKKKFKTVMQFYQFIPKGATLDTADPNQFFSLWLNFCHDFKVGFQDIWKKEQQRLRKEKMEQEIWKRLESKRNVQRKKLDPHGLKARILKKEKLSKKYDA; encoded by the exons ATGCATCGGCCACAGGACGCAGTCGCGGCTCAGGCGCGGCCTTGGGCGCCGAAGCTGCGCGACTTTTCTCGCCGCTGGATCGAGTCCCTGAGAGCTCTCTACGGGGAAAACGGTGCTTCCTCGGCGTCAACCATCCGTAATCTCATGGGTAATTTACAAAGTGATGgtaagaagaaagggaagaaggtAAGGGATGCTGCGAATGTTACATATCCGAGCGTGGACGTTCCTGAATTTTCTGAGATAACAAAAatcgaaggaaggaaaaattcAAAGAGTTTAGAAGATGTGGCTAGCTTCGAGATCGGCAAGagcgcacatatatataaatcttccATTGAGAAGTTACAAACTCCAGCTAAAAGACAAGCACCTAAACCACCGATAGTCACAACTGAG GTCGAAAAGACAACGCCCGATGTTAAACCAAGTTCACTATCTCAACATCATGGGGAATCATCAGCTACAAATATTTCTCATGATGTTGAGCACGAGACGATCGATAAAACACCTAGTGGAATGTCTACTATCATCAATGGAACAGTCTCAACATCGAAAGAACCGATTATTGGGGCTAACACAACACCGGTGAACCTAATGAACCCCTCATCGACGTTGCTGGTCACCGACTCCTGGCGTCTCGCCAACAAAGGTTTGCTAGTAGCCGAGATATCTGCACCGCTCAGTCAGGAATCTTCCAGTGACAGTGTCTTTACCGATCCAGAGGAAGCTCTATTACCTGCGGAAACGCAATGCGCTTCTATCACTCCATCTTCGACGGATATATTGGTGGCTTCTGTCTCATCGCGCGAAGATCACAGCGATAAAAGATCACCATTTGCTGTCCTAAGGCATAAGAAGATACAATTACCACCCACGCCCTCGCAGCTAA aCATCTCGCAATCACCGGCCAGTGATACTAGAAAGACACCACATAGAAGGCACACCATGTATGAAACTTCACCTGAAAGTCAAGTACTTAGAAGAGTAGCAAATTTGGTTTTAGATCGTGCTAGTCTTGAATCTAAAAACAACGAAAATGCCAAAGTTATACCACGCAAGCTCGATTATGGTCTTTATAGTAAATTCGAAG GATTACGTTTGATAGAAGTACTGACGTCTGAGTTACCAGAACATTTAAAATCTCAATTGACAGATGCGGAACGTGAAAAACTTGATTTGGCTTTTTATTCTCGTTTAGTATCAACCGGTCTTCTTCGATCATTTACAGATAAAGATAgcacaagtaatatttcaCATACG GTATCTTCTGGTAATCATCGAAATCAATACGATACGTTGTCCCCGCCATATTCTAACGAATCTTTGAAACGATTTAAAACGAAGGAGGATATCGAAAGATTGGAAAAGGAATTGATCGATCTGAGGAACGAGATCGAAAgattaagaaaacaaaataaggaTGTATCTACGATGGCACAGGACAAGTGTGTTCAAACATCTCCAAAAAGTGTATCACCGACCGGTACAAGTGCAAGTTCGCCTTCATCGAACGATTACAAAAGTGCATCAGCAGCGACGAGTGTTAGCGACGGAGAAAGAGTCACGGTGATCTCTCTCGACAATTCGCCCGTTTTGCCTAACAAATCTGTCGTCTCTAGCCAATCGAAGGAATCTAAAGAAGAACCTGAAATAACTAATTTACGAATGTTATTAAAAGACGAGAGATCGAAGATCCAAATTTCTACTCAAAATTCACTTTCACCGGATAACGAAGATACTAAAAATCAGGAAAATGATTTATCTCGCACTGTCAATGGAGAAATCGTAGCTGAAACATCTACAGGAAAGATGtctgttaaaaaagaaacagttgAATTATCCAAAACCGAATTATCCTCGTCAGTTCCTATCATCAAAAGTGTCGAAAAAGCGGACTTAGTGAATGGAAAAGTGCAAGAAGATATATCACAGATTTGTTCTTCTCCACCagctccacctcctcctcctcctcctcctcctcctcctcctcctccaatACCACAATCACCATCTCCGTTACTTTCGATAGTAACAGAATCtagtattaattttcaatcgaaaCAAATTCCAGCGTTATTGGCTACGTGTATctcaccaccactaccatctCCACCATCCTCGTTAGATTTACAAACTTTGTGTatacctccacctccacctatGCCAAATACTACACAAGTACAATTTTTAcaaccaccaccgccaccaccccCAATCCCAGGACTGACAGAACAAACTTCTTTATCTTCAACACCACCGCCGCCACCATTACCACCACCGCTTATGACTGGAATTATTGGACTTCCATCTCCTCCACGAGCACCACCAATACCTGGAATTGTTGCATCACaacctcctccaccaccaccaccaatgTCTGGAATGTCAGGGCCAccgccacctcctcctccaccaatGCCTGGAATGTCAGGGCCAccgccacctcctcctccaccaatGCCAGGCATGACtggaccaccaccaccaccgccaatGCCAGGCATGACtggaccaccaccaccaccaccgccaatGCCAGGCATGACtggaccaccaccaccaccaccgccaatGCCAGGCATGACtggaccaccaccaccaccaccgccaatGCCAGGCATGACtggaccaccaccaccaatgCCAGGAACATCTggtcctcctccaccaccaatGCCAGGAATAGCtggaccaccaccaccaccaatgCCAGGTATGACTGGACCATCGCCACCTCCTCTATTTTCTACCTCGATCACGGGAGCAGGTCCTGGCTCAAATGCATCAGGACCACcgccacctccaccaccactcGCTTCTACTCCAACTCCTTTACCTGCTCCTCCTATCGGAGGCTGGAATCCTCCCAGCAGATCGA caTTGAGGAAACAACCTTTAAATCCTGTAGTACCAATGAAGCCACTCTATTGGACGAGGATTTTAGCACCGATGGCTGCTTCCAGTATAGGAGAGTCTAtg ACGTCTTTTTGGGCggaattagaagaagaaaaagatcttgATATCACagaatttacaaatttattttcacgcCAAGTCACTGAACGGAAACTTgcaaaaaaaggagaggatGTAGCTAAGCCATCGAAAGTGCAACCAGCTAAAATACTTGATTCAAAACGATCGAAAACTGTTGGCATTTTGGAAAAAAGTTTACACGTAGATTTCACTGAAGTTGAAAATGCTGTTTATAATCTGGATACAAGTGTGATTAGTCTCGAAGCGCTACAACAAATTTACGAAGTT agAGCTACAAAAAAAGAGTTAGACGAAATAATCGCCCACGAAGAAGTTAATTCAGAAGTTCCGCTGGATCGCCCAGagatttttttaaaacgattaGCAGGAATAGATCATTTCAGTGAAAGAATGGCTTGTTTGGTGTTCCAATCCGAATTTCAAGATGCTATTTCATCTGTTTCGAGCAAATTAACGAATTTAAAGACGATTTGTGATTACTTGAACAATTCTAATTCACTGAAGAAGGTGATGGCACTTATATTAACTTTAGGAAATTATATGAATGGTGGTAACATGATGAGAGGACAGGCGGATGGCTTCCATTTGGAGATTCTTGACAAATTGAAGGATGTTAAGTCTAAAGTACCGGGTATTACTCTATTACATTTCATTGTAAAAGCACGATTAGCACAGGAAAAGGATTGTAATTTTGATGAGCCATTACCTTTGCCTGTACCTGAGCCAGCTGATATTAAAGCAGCTTCGACAATAAATTTTGAAGATATTACGAAGGAACTTCAAAGGCTAGACGATCAACTGAaag CTTGCAAAACAAAATACGAAGCTGTGGTCGAATCAAATCCACCTAACGCtcgaatatttaaagaaaatatgaacgCTTTCTTCACCAGTGCTACAACGGAattggaaaatgaaaataaagcatTAGTTGAggctaaaaagaaatttaaaactGTTATGCAATTTTATCAATTCATACCTAAGGGTGCTACTTTGGACACAGCTGATcctaatcaatttttttcactGTGGTTAAATTTCTGTCATGATTTCAAGGTAGGGTTTCAG GATATATGGAAGAAGGAACAGCAACGtctaaggaaagaaaaaatggaacaaGAGATTTGGAAGAGACTTGAAAGTAAGAGAAatgttcaaagaaaaaaattagatccTCATGGATTAAAAGCtaggatattaaaaaaagaaaaactttcaaagaaatatgacgcgtga